The following proteins are co-located in the Streptomyces sp. NBC_00435 genome:
- a CDS encoding type I restriction endonuclease subunit R, translated as MNDARVYTEKAFENAVEAALLRSGWQRGMSSTYNHTLGIDTSELAAFLGASQNDAWLALQAAYGEDEEQAIGRFAKRVAREIDSRGLLDVLRRGVNDRNVKIQLAYFRPAHTLAADALVEYDANRLTFVRQFHYSEARPADSLDMAFFLNGLPVASVELKNGLTGQTVEDAKRQYRRDRDPKELFFAKRSLVHFAVDPTLAFLTTRLAGDATRFLPFNTGSGGPGQIGGAGNVPAATDGKYPISYLFDEVWGRGNWLELLQRFLHVEDAAAKAGRAPSHKPGSAHTQPLIFPRFHQWDAVRKLIAHAARHGAGENYLIQHSAGSGKSNTIGWLAHHLSSLHTSHDPGQIAPAALATGLGVNKLVFDKVIVITDRRVLDKQLQDTVHQFDHKSGVVVRIDENSQQLADALTGPTARIVITTVQKFPFVLDKVAGLGSQRYAVIIDEAHSSQGGESAAALKKALGRLGSDAVDEDGDPLTAAALARGKQPNLSFFAFTATPKAKTIDLFGNPYADPGPGEQEKGPFHVYSMRQAIEEGFILDVLGNYITYATYFKLQEAAAEEAEQQVDPRKARSRLVRAALMSEASMASRAKIIVDHFRSHSSPRLGGRAKAMVVTSGRDHAVRLYQAMRAYIDQRGFTDCGTLVAFSGALTLDGIEYTEPKLNGFPERELPTRFGYTRADDPNPPSVPKPEYRILVVAEKYQTGFDQPLLTTMYVDKILANLAAVQTLSRLNRTHRLKTTEDLFILDFANRPEDIEQAFQQYYEASVSEPTDPNLLFDREREVMAYQLLVEAEMDAFVTAYFAAFQGGSATDTAIMKAHARLYGYLQPALDRFNALNATEPDTAAEFRRALDSYTKAYGWLSHVIGFENLELERLYQYGRFLLRRLPAPARSAGADIGTATPSHMRIAQTGTPELRLEAAGAQVLPGLVPEAAGAVAEAEEMSLAEVIQSVNEEYGTGLSTTDQILLGQLVVAVSEDPELRAIAMHQDQDVFGGELEKDLDRIVIDQAASNDALMVRYFDDADVNRLFKQVATQQAYQLIRRPVRREAERRATEQRATELKSSGSRRAEPPTT; from the coding sequence ATGAACGATGCCCGCGTGTACACCGAGAAGGCATTCGAGAACGCCGTGGAAGCGGCTCTGCTGCGCAGCGGCTGGCAGCGCGGGATGTCGAGCACCTACAACCACACGCTCGGCATCGACACCTCCGAGCTGGCCGCGTTCCTAGGTGCGTCGCAGAATGACGCTTGGCTGGCGCTCCAGGCCGCCTACGGCGAGGATGAAGAGCAGGCCATCGGCCGGTTCGCCAAGCGGGTGGCGCGGGAGATCGACTCGCGTGGCCTGCTGGACGTGCTGCGTAGGGGCGTGAATGACCGCAACGTCAAGATCCAGCTTGCGTACTTCCGTCCCGCGCACACCCTAGCCGCCGACGCCTTGGTCGAGTACGACGCCAACCGGCTCACCTTCGTGCGCCAGTTCCACTACTCCGAAGCGCGCCCGGCCGACAGCCTCGACATGGCGTTCTTCCTCAACGGACTCCCTGTCGCCTCGGTGGAGTTGAAGAACGGACTGACCGGCCAGACCGTCGAGGACGCCAAGCGTCAGTACCGCCGCGACCGCGACCCTAAGGAGCTGTTCTTCGCCAAGCGCAGCCTGGTCCACTTCGCGGTCGATCCGACACTGGCCTTCCTGACGACCCGCCTGGCCGGAGACGCCACCCGCTTCCTCCCCTTCAACACCGGCTCCGGCGGGCCCGGCCAGATCGGCGGCGCGGGCAATGTCCCGGCCGCGACCGATGGGAAGTACCCCATCTCCTATCTCTTCGACGAGGTGTGGGGCCGAGGTAACTGGCTGGAGCTGTTGCAGCGGTTCCTGCACGTCGAGGACGCCGCCGCGAAGGCCGGCCGGGCACCGTCACACAAGCCGGGGAGCGCGCACACGCAGCCGTTGATTTTCCCGCGGTTCCACCAGTGGGACGCGGTGCGCAAGCTCATCGCCCACGCGGCCCGCCACGGAGCGGGCGAGAACTACCTGATCCAGCACTCCGCCGGTTCGGGCAAATCCAACACCATCGGCTGGCTCGCGCACCACCTGTCCAGCCTGCACACCTCGCACGACCCTGGGCAGATCGCACCCGCCGCCCTCGCCACCGGTCTGGGGGTGAACAAGCTGGTCTTCGACAAGGTCATTGTCATCACCGACCGGCGAGTATTGGACAAGCAGCTCCAGGACACCGTCCATCAGTTCGACCACAAGTCCGGCGTGGTCGTGCGGATTGACGAGAACTCCCAGCAGCTCGCGGACGCGCTGACCGGGCCGACTGCCCGGATCGTAATCACCACGGTGCAGAAGTTCCCCTTCGTCCTGGACAAGGTCGCGGGGCTGGGAAGTCAGCGTTACGCGGTGATCATCGACGAGGCGCACTCCTCGCAGGGTGGGGAAAGCGCGGCGGCCTTGAAGAAGGCGCTGGGACGTCTCGGCTCGGACGCGGTGGACGAGGACGGTGACCCGCTGACGGCCGCGGCCTTGGCGCGCGGCAAGCAGCCGAACCTGTCTTTCTTCGCGTTCACGGCCACGCCCAAGGCGAAGACGATCGACCTCTTCGGCAACCCTTACGCCGATCCCGGCCCGGGGGAGCAGGAGAAGGGGCCGTTCCACGTCTACTCGATGCGGCAGGCCATCGAGGAGGGCTTTATCCTCGACGTGCTCGGCAACTACATCACCTACGCCACGTACTTCAAGCTCCAGGAGGCCGCTGCAGAAGAGGCGGAGCAGCAGGTGGACCCGCGTAAGGCCCGCTCGCGGCTGGTGCGGGCCGCGCTGATGTCGGAGGCGTCGATGGCCTCCCGGGCGAAGATCATCGTCGACCACTTCCGCTCGCACTCCAGCCCGCGCCTCGGCGGCAGGGCCAAGGCGATGGTGGTCACCTCCGGCCGTGACCACGCCGTACGGCTGTACCAGGCCATGCGGGCCTACATCGACCAGCGGGGCTTCACCGACTGCGGCACCCTGGTCGCGTTCTCCGGAGCGCTGACCCTCGACGGGATCGAGTACACCGAGCCTAAGCTCAACGGCTTCCCCGAACGCGAACTGCCGACACGCTTCGGCTACACCCGCGCGGACGACCCGAACCCGCCTTCCGTCCCCAAGCCCGAGTATCGCATCCTCGTCGTCGCCGAGAAGTACCAGACCGGCTTCGACCAGCCGCTGCTGACCACCATGTACGTGGACAAGATCCTTGCGAACCTGGCCGCGGTGCAGACCCTTTCCCGACTCAACCGCACCCACCGACTCAAGACTACCGAGGACCTGTTCATCCTCGACTTCGCCAACCGGCCCGAGGACATCGAGCAGGCTTTCCAGCAGTACTACGAGGCGTCGGTCAGCGAGCCCACAGACCCCAACCTGCTGTTCGACCGCGAACGCGAGGTGATGGCCTACCAGCTCCTGGTGGAAGCCGAGATGGACGCCTTCGTCACCGCGTACTTCGCAGCCTTCCAGGGCGGCTCGGCCACCGACACCGCCATCATGAAGGCCCACGCCCGCCTCTACGGCTACCTGCAGCCCGCCTTGGACCGCTTCAACGCCCTCAACGCCACCGAACCGGACACCGCCGCCGAATTCCGCCGCGCCCTGGACTCCTACACCAAGGCGTACGGCTGGCTCTCCCACGTCATCGGATTCGAGAACCTCGAACTGGAACGGCTCTACCAGTACGGACGCTTCCTGCTGCGCCGCCTGCCCGCGCCCGCCCGCAGCGCCGGCGCCGACATAGGGACGGCCACCCCGAGTCACATGCGCATCGCTCAGACAGGCACCCCGGAGCTGCGCCTGGAGGCGGCGGGCGCGCAGGTATTGCCTGGCCTGGTGCCCGAGGCGGCCGGAGCGGTGGCCGAGGCGGAGGAGATGTCGCTGGCCGAGGTGATCCAGTCCGTCAACGAGGAGTACGGGACCGGGCTGTCCACCACCGACCAGATCCTGCTCGGCCAGCTCGTTGTAGCCGTCAGTGAGGACCCCGAACTCCGGGCCATCGCCATGCACCAGGACCAGGACGTTTTCGGCGGGGAACTGGAGAAGGACCTCGACCGGATCGTCATCGACCAGGCGGCGTCCAACGACGCCCTGATGGTCCGCTACTTTGACGATGCCGACGTCAATCGCCTGTTCAAGCAGGTCGCGACCCAGCAGGCGTACCAGCTGATCCGACGCCCGGTCCGACGTGAGGCCGAGCGCCGGGCCACCGAGCAGCGGGCCACCGAGCTCAAGTCGTCCGGAAGCCGTCGGGCGGAACCGCCAACCACATAG
- a CDS encoding serine/threonine-protein kinase, whose translation MVQGGTPSFDAGVPARVIAGRYRLHTPIGAGGMGEVWQAYDERLDRRVAVKMMLAESPVPPGFQGAAFEETLQTRRARFLREVQITAGIEQLGVPAVYDTGTDEASGRLFVVMQLLQGRELQTFIDETDYESETVPVSWAAAVGAQIASVLDTVHRHDVVHRDIKPSNLMLTPGGIVKVLDFGVAALRGVGTLPRLTQVGMTVGTPPYMSPEQSLANAVGPAADVYALACVLHEMLTGKPPFTPDDSRSHMWHHVHTSPPPIRTLRPDVPADIEKLLLAMLTKEAEQRMDAMAVYDALLPFVHASTGVPTAADEGTLDPRLPFLRPFGSRAPSPSGAASYTPTLVIPSPLAPSPVVELPGLEINPAALTDHEAGAVSDRAARLVQDGQFTQAADALAEAIARAADPELKEGMQFNLAQVKFLAGGHREALSLFEPLAHHYADRYGDHDEQVQLCWYYAAQCRMELGEATAAIQAFDRISEITPDEGDEDAVNRHLDALARLMSLYAATESLHQALDIGERLRSETSRVRGSDWPGLVQIDTYLRRLRQDLG comes from the coding sequence ATGGTGCAGGGTGGCACGCCGAGCTTCGACGCCGGCGTACCGGCCCGCGTGATCGCGGGCCGGTACCGGCTGCACACGCCGATCGGCGCGGGCGGCATGGGCGAGGTTTGGCAGGCGTACGACGAGCGACTGGACCGCCGGGTCGCGGTCAAGATGATGTTGGCCGAGAGCCCGGTCCCGCCTGGGTTCCAGGGCGCGGCCTTCGAGGAGACCCTGCAGACCCGCCGTGCCCGGTTCCTGCGCGAGGTCCAGATCACCGCTGGCATCGAACAGCTGGGTGTGCCGGCCGTCTACGACACCGGCACCGACGAGGCCAGCGGACGGCTGTTTGTCGTCATGCAGCTCCTGCAGGGACGCGAACTGCAGACGTTCATCGACGAGACCGACTACGAAAGCGAGACGGTCCCCGTCTCCTGGGCTGCGGCCGTCGGCGCCCAGATCGCCTCCGTTCTTGACACCGTCCACCGTCACGACGTCGTTCACCGCGACATCAAGCCGTCCAACCTGATGCTCACCCCCGGAGGCATCGTCAAGGTCCTCGACTTCGGCGTCGCCGCCCTGCGCGGAGTCGGTACCCTGCCCCGCCTCACCCAGGTCGGCATGACCGTAGGTACCCCGCCCTACATGTCTCCCGAACAGAGTCTGGCTAACGCCGTCGGCCCCGCCGCTGACGTATACGCCCTCGCCTGCGTGCTCCATGAAATGCTCACCGGCAAGCCGCCGTTCACCCCTGACGACAGCCGCTCCCACATGTGGCACCACGTCCACACCTCGCCCCCGCCCATCCGCACTCTGCGCCCGGACGTGCCGGCCGACATCGAGAAGCTCCTACTGGCGATGCTCACCAAGGAAGCCGAGCAGCGTATGGACGCGATGGCTGTCTACGACGCTCTCCTGCCCTTCGTCCACGCCTCCACAGGTGTCCCGACCGCGGCCGACGAGGGCACCCTCGACCCCCGTCTGCCGTTCCTGCGACCTTTCGGCAGCCGGGCACCCAGCCCCAGCGGTGCCGCCTCGTACACCCCAACCCTCGTGATTCCCTCGCCGCTCGCGCCCTCGCCGGTCGTCGAACTGCCCGGGCTGGAGATAAACCCCGCTGCATTGACCGACCACGAGGCGGGCGCGGTGTCCGACCGGGCAGCGCGGCTCGTTCAGGATGGCCAGTTCACCCAGGCCGCCGACGCACTCGCGGAGGCCATCGCGAGAGCCGCTGACCCGGAGCTCAAAGAAGGCATGCAGTTCAACCTTGCCCAGGTGAAGTTTCTGGCGGGAGGCCACCGCGAGGCTCTCTCGCTCTTTGAGCCGCTCGCCCACCACTACGCCGACCGTTACGGCGACCATGACGAGCAAGTCCAGCTGTGCTGGTACTACGCTGCGCAGTGCCGGATGGAACTCGGCGAAGCGACCGCCGCCATCCAGGCTTTCGATCGAATCAGCGAAATCACGCCCGACGAGGGCGACGAGGACGCAGTCAACCGTCACCTCGATGCTCTCGCACGGCTGATGAGCCTGTACGCCGCGACGGAAAGCCTGCACCAGGCACTGGATATCGGAGAACGGCTCAGGTCGGAAACCTCTCGTGTACGGGGAAGTGACTGGCCTGGACTTGTACAGATCGACACCTATCTCCGCCGCCTTCGCCAGGACCTGGGCTGA
- a CDS encoding methionyl-tRNA formyltransferase produces MRVVMFGYQTWGHRTLKALLDSEHDVVMVVTHPKSDHAYEKIWSDSVAELAEEHGVPVVIRNRPDDEELFQLLKEADPDILVANNWRTWIPPRIYTLPRHGTLNVHDSLLPKYAGFSPLIWALINGESEVGVTAHMMDEVLDAGDIVLQHAVAVGPTDTTTDLFHKTVDLIAPVTIGALDLIASGQTEFTKQDRSQATFFHKRAEEDIRIDWAWPAEVLERLVRAQCAPYPAAFTFHKGKRLEVLAAVVSEGLYGGTPGRVFYREGDGVVIVAGADARTGRNHGLAITRVRTEDGRELAASEYFTTMGGYLTNRP; encoded by the coding sequence ATGCGGGTCGTCATGTTCGGTTATCAGACCTGGGGCCATCGCACCCTGAAGGCGCTCCTGGACTCCGAGCACGACGTCGTCATGGTCGTGACGCACCCCAAGAGCGACCACGCCTACGAGAAGATCTGGAGCGACTCGGTCGCGGAGCTGGCCGAGGAGCACGGCGTTCCGGTCGTCATACGCAACCGCCCTGACGACGAGGAGCTGTTCCAGCTGCTCAAGGAAGCCGACCCGGACATCCTCGTCGCCAACAACTGGCGCACCTGGATCCCCCCGCGCATCTACACGCTGCCGCGTCACGGAACCCTCAACGTGCACGACTCGCTGCTGCCCAAGTACGCCGGATTCTCCCCGCTGATCTGGGCCCTCATCAACGGTGAGTCCGAAGTGGGCGTCACCGCGCACATGATGGACGAGGTGCTCGACGCCGGCGACATCGTCCTGCAGCACGCGGTCGCCGTCGGCCCGACGGACACGACCACGGACCTGTTCCACAAGACGGTCGACCTGATCGCCCCGGTCACCATCGGCGCCCTCGACCTGATCGCCTCCGGACAGACCGAGTTCACGAAGCAGGACCGCTCCCAGGCCACCTTCTTCCACAAGAGGGCCGAGGAGGACATCCGGATCGACTGGGCCTGGCCCGCCGAGGTCCTGGAGCGCCTGGTCCGCGCCCAGTGCGCCCCCTACCCGGCCGCCTTCACCTTCCACAAGGGCAAGCGCCTGGAGGTGCTCGCCGCCGTCGTCTCCGAGGGCCTGTACGGCGGCACCCCCGGACGCGTCTTCTACCGGGAGGGCGACGGCGTGGTGATCGTCGCCGGGGCCGACGCGCGCACGGGCCGCAACCACGGCCTGGCCATCACCCGGGTACGGACCGAGGACGGCCGGGAGCTGGCCGCGTCCGAGTACTTCACGACCATGGGCGGCTACCTGACGAACCGCCCCTGA
- a CDS encoding lysine N(6)-hydroxylase/L-ornithine N(5)-oxygenase family protein, which produces MSQAVPGDAPLIHDLIGIGFGPSNVAMAIALSEHNARVGRQEAVTAHFFEQQPRFGWHRGMLIDDATMQVSFMKDLVTLRNPTSEYSFLCYLQSKGRLIDFVNHKNLFPLRVEFHDYLEWAAAKVDDMVSYGHQVVSVEPVTRDGVIEYLDVTARSGDEVVVHRARNLIVGTGLRPVMPEGVERTDHVWHNTDLLTKVDGLEDGEPTRFIVVGAGQSAAENVAYLHRRFPQAEVCAVFSRYGYSPADDSSFANRIFDPQAVDEYYSAPEDIKRRLMDYHGNTNYSVVDIDLIDDLYRQSYQEKVLGTERLRFLNVSRLTGVEETADGVRATVKSLVTGEESVLDADVVVCATGYQQADGLGLLGEVADRCHRDDQGRVRVERDYRVTTDLELRCGIYLQGGTEHTHGITSSLLSNTAVRVGEILDSILDRNLKTVPDQARPVAGGAGSGARQAAV; this is translated from the coding sequence ATGTCACAGGCTGTTCCTGGCGACGCACCACTGATCCACGATCTGATCGGTATCGGCTTCGGGCCGTCGAACGTCGCCATGGCGATCGCGCTCAGCGAGCACAACGCGCGCGTCGGGAGGCAGGAGGCGGTCACCGCCCACTTCTTCGAGCAGCAGCCCCGTTTCGGGTGGCACCGCGGCATGCTCATCGACGACGCGACGATGCAAGTGTCCTTCATGAAGGACCTGGTGACGCTCCGGAACCCGACCAGCGAGTACAGCTTCCTCTGCTACCTGCAGAGCAAGGGCCGCCTGATCGACTTCGTCAACCACAAGAACCTGTTCCCGCTCCGGGTGGAGTTCCACGACTACCTCGAGTGGGCCGCGGCCAAGGTCGACGACATGGTCTCGTACGGCCACCAGGTCGTCTCCGTCGAGCCCGTGACGCGTGACGGCGTGATCGAGTACCTCGACGTGACCGCGCGGTCCGGCGACGAGGTCGTCGTCCACCGGGCCCGCAACCTCATCGTCGGAACCGGACTGCGCCCGGTCATGCCGGAGGGCGTCGAGCGGACCGACCACGTCTGGCACAACACCGACCTGCTGACGAAGGTGGACGGCCTGGAAGACGGCGAGCCCACCCGCTTCATCGTGGTCGGCGCCGGCCAGAGCGCCGCCGAGAACGTCGCCTACCTGCACCGACGCTTCCCGCAGGCCGAGGTCTGCGCGGTCTTCTCCCGCTACGGCTACAGCCCGGCGGACGACAGCAGCTTCGCCAACCGGATCTTCGACCCCCAGGCGGTGGACGAGTACTACTCGGCGCCGGAGGACATCAAGCGCCGGCTGATGGACTACCACGGCAACACCAACTACTCCGTGGTGGACATCGACCTCATCGACGACCTGTACCGGCAGTCGTACCAGGAGAAGGTGCTCGGCACCGAGCGCCTCCGCTTCCTGAACGTCTCGCGCCTGACGGGCGTGGAGGAGACGGCCGACGGGGTCCGCGCCACCGTCAAGTCCCTCGTCACCGGCGAGGAGAGCGTGCTCGACGCCGACGTCGTGGTGTGCGCCACCGGGTACCAGCAGGCGGACGGCTTGGGCCTGCTCGGCGAGGTCGCCGACCGGTGCCACCGCGACGACCAGGGCCGGGTCCGGGTCGAACGCGACTACCGCGTGACGACCGACCTCGAACTGCGCTGCGGCATCTACCTCCAGGGCGGTACCGAGCACACCCACGGCATCACCTCCTCCCTGCTGTCCAACACCGCGGTGCGGGTCGGCGAGATACTCGACTCGATCCTGGACCGGAACCTCAAGACCGTGCCCGACCAGGCCCGGCCGGTCGCGGGGGGAGCCGGGAGCGGCGCCCGCCAGGCGGCCGTCTAG
- a CDS encoding FecCD family ABC transporter permease: protein MGTSTVERPAVSRVAAARRRRVVGLGALLAVLVVAAVVSLAVGARALSPAEVWHGLFAAPDPGQKVSDTRLIMQTVRVPRTVLAIVAGIALGVGGALIQGYTRNPIADTGLLGVNTGASFAVVSAIALFGLTDPFQYVWFAFVGAGLAGVVVFGLSSIGRGAGNPLTLALAGQGVTVFLMAMTTAVALSDKAALNALRFWNAGSVAGVGFDVIWPVTAFIAVGLVLALSTLPSVNLLNLGDDVARGLGVNITLIRTVGIVAITLLAGAATAACGPIAFLGLMVAHVARYMAGPDYRWLVPYAGLLGAVVLLVCDIVGRVVVRPGELDAGVLVALLGAPFFAVLVWRGKFKSA from the coding sequence ATGGGCACGAGCACAGTGGAACGCCCGGCGGTGTCCCGGGTCGCGGCGGCCCGGCGGCGTCGGGTCGTGGGTCTGGGAGCCCTCCTCGCGGTGCTCGTGGTCGCGGCCGTGGTGTCCCTCGCCGTCGGCGCGCGCGCGTTGAGTCCCGCCGAGGTGTGGCACGGGCTGTTCGCCGCGCCGGACCCCGGCCAGAAGGTCTCGGACACCAGACTCATCATGCAGACCGTGCGGGTGCCCCGGACGGTGCTCGCGATCGTGGCGGGCATCGCGCTGGGCGTCGGCGGTGCGCTGATCCAGGGGTATACGCGCAACCCCATCGCTGACACCGGCCTGCTGGGCGTGAACACCGGAGCCTCGTTCGCCGTGGTATCGGCGATCGCCCTGTTCGGGCTCACCGATCCGTTCCAGTACGTCTGGTTCGCCTTCGTGGGGGCCGGGCTCGCCGGTGTGGTCGTGTTCGGGCTGTCGAGCATCGGCCGGGGCGCCGGCAATCCGCTGACGCTCGCTCTGGCCGGGCAAGGGGTCACGGTGTTCCTCATGGCGATGACGACGGCGGTCGCGCTGTCGGACAAGGCGGCCCTGAACGCCCTGCGGTTCTGGAACGCCGGTTCGGTGGCCGGCGTCGGGTTCGACGTCATCTGGCCGGTGACCGCCTTCATCGCGGTCGGGCTGGTGCTGGCGCTGTCCACCCTGCCCTCCGTCAACCTGCTCAACCTCGGTGACGACGTGGCGCGCGGACTGGGCGTGAACATCACGCTGATCCGGACCGTCGGGATCGTCGCCATCACCCTGCTGGCGGGCGCGGCCACGGCGGCGTGCGGTCCCATCGCGTTCCTCGGACTCATGGTGGCGCACGTGGCCCGGTACATGGCCGGGCCCGATTACCGTTGGCTGGTGCCGTACGCGGGTCTGCTCGGCGCGGTCGTCCTTCTGGTCTGCGACATCGTGGGGCGCGTCGTGGTGCGGCCGGGTGAGCTGGACGCGGGCGTCCTCGTCGCTCTCCTCGGCGCCCCGTTCTTCGCGGTCCTGGTGTGGCGGGGAAAGTTCAAGAGCGCATGA